In one Agathobacter rectalis ATCC 33656 genomic region, the following are encoded:
- a CDS encoding helix-turn-helix domain-containing protein produces the protein MKVRYNKLWKLLIDKGMKKSQLREAVGASKSTFAKLGKNENVTLPVLLNICEYLECDFGDIMEAVPENEV, from the coding sequence ATGAAAGTACGGTACAACAAACTTTGGAAACTTCTGATTGACAAGGGAATGAAAAAGAGTCAATTACGAGAAGCGGTCGGGGCAAGCAAAAGTACATTTGCGAAACTCGGAAAAAATGAAAATGTTACCCTTCCCGTGCTGTTGAATATATGCGAATACTTAGAGTGTGATTTTGGCGACATAATGGAAGCCGTACCCGAAAATGAGGTGTAG
- the vanR gene encoding VanR-ABDEGLN family response regulator transcription factor has product MNKKILIVDDEKEIVDLLEVYLSNDGYSVYKCYNGLEAMKCIKQSQIDLAILDIMLPDIDGFRLCQKIREKFYFPIIMLTAKIEDSDKIMGLTIGADDYITKPFNPLEVVARVKTQLRRYQSYNSPNLSQSEEKDEYDIRGLLINRVSHKCYLYGKEIALTPLEFSILWYLCEHQGKVVASEELFEAVWKEKYLRNSNNTVMAHIGRLREKLNEPSKNPKFIKTVWGVGYEIE; this is encoded by the coding sequence ATGAACAAGAAGATTTTAATTGTGGATGACGAAAAAGAAATCGTTGATCTGCTTGAAGTGTATTTGAGTAACGATGGTTATTCAGTATATAAATGTTATAATGGGTTAGAGGCGATGAAATGTATCAAACAGTCGCAGATTGATTTAGCGATACTTGATATTATGCTGCCGGATATTGATGGTTTTCGACTTTGCCAAAAAATTCGGGAAAAGTTTTACTTCCCTATTATTATGCTTACCGCCAAAATTGAGGATAGCGACAAGATTATGGGGCTTACGATTGGTGCGGATGATTATATAACGAAACCGTTTAATCCTTTAGAGGTTGTGGCAAGAGTAAAGACGCAATTAAGGCGTTATCAGAGCTATAACAGTCCTAATTTGAGCCAATCCGAAGAAAAAGACGAGTATGACATCAGAGGTCTACTGATAAACAGAGTCAGCCACAAGTGCTACTTGTATGGCAAAGAAATAGCCTTGACTCCGTTGGAGTTTTCTATTCTGTGGTATCTGTGCGAACATCAGGGTAAAGTTGTCGCCTCGGAGGAATTATTTGAAGCCGTGTGGAAAGAAAAGTATCTTCGCAACAGTAACAATACGGTAATGGCGCACATTGGGCGGCTTCGGGAAAAATTGAATGAACCTTCAAAAAATCCGAAGTTCATTAAAACTGTTTGGGGGGTAGGGTATGAAATTGAATAA
- a CDS encoding DUF5688 family protein — MMNRKEFYEYVKDNVKEYLPESYRDAEIKLQEVEKNNGLKLTGITIPNGNQRIVPTVYLDSLYQEYINGKDVDSCVGDVADMRIEAQGKAEFFDMGVPDILDYEKMKDKLQMRICDKEWNTDRLADKVVTEHGDFAAYYAVNLEENGEGISSIPVTVSLMNEWGVSVEQIQADAMMADKNRGVQLVDMTQIIESMIFGGTPKNLLNEKLDMETVENPMFCLTNESKMNGASLLLQEDIRKQIGECLGSDYFVIPSSVHEVLILPDNGILQVPELNAMVQEVNETQVERQEQLSDKVQFCDKKTAVLENAERREARLEKEKVAEKAEVKGGIHGRLEKAKAEIKAKGTDTIPKSKARDLATAL; from the coding sequence ATGATGAACAGAAAAGAATTTTATGAATATGTCAAAGACAATGTAAAGGAGTATCTGCCAGAGTCTTACAGGGACGCAGAAATTAAACTTCAGGAAGTAGAAAAAAACAATGGACTGAAGCTTACTGGCATTACAATTCCAAATGGGAATCAGAGAATCGTACCGACAGTCTATCTGGATTCCCTCTACCAGGAATATATCAATGGGAAAGATGTAGATTCTTGTGTTGGGGATGTAGCTGATATGCGTATTGAAGCACAGGGTAAAGCAGAATTTTTTGATATGGGAGTTCCGGATATTCTTGATTATGAAAAGATGAAGGACAAATTACAGATGAGAATTTGTGACAAAGAATGGAATACCGATCGTTTGGCAGACAAAGTAGTCACAGAACACGGAGATTTTGCAGCTTATTATGCAGTAAATCTGGAGGAAAATGGAGAGGGAATCAGCAGTATTCCAGTAACTGTTTCTCTGATGAACGAATGGGGAGTATCTGTCGAACAGATTCAGGCAGATGCGATGATGGCAGATAAGAACAGAGGCGTGCAACTGGTGGATATGACACAGATTATCGAATCTATGATTTTTGGAGGAACACCGAAGAATCTTTTGAATGAAAAACTGGATATGGAAACTGTGGAGAATCCAATGTTCTGCCTTACCAATGAATCTAAGATGAATGGAGCTTCCCTGTTACTGCAGGAAGATATTCGAAAACAGATTGGGGAATGCCTGGGAAGTGATTACTTTGTCATCCCATCTTCCGTTCATGAAGTGCTGATTCTCCCGGATAACGGTATTTTACAGGTTCCAGAATTAAATGCGATGGTACAGGAAGTCAATGAGACACAAGTGGAAAGACAGGAACAGCTTTCTGATAAGGTTCAGTTCTGTGACAAAAAGACCGCAGTATTGGAAAATGCTGAGCGCAGGGAAGCACGTCTGGAGAAAGAAAAAGTAGCCGAAAAAGCGGAAGTAAAAGGTGGAATCCATGGAAGATTGGAGAAAGCTAAGGCAGAAATCAAGGCAAAAGGGACGGATACAATCCCAAAGAGTAAGGCGAGAGATCTTGCTACAGCATTATAA
- a CDS encoding YodL domain-containing protein, with protein sequence MARNRITGRETQKMQEYTQGQISQAERRGIEFPTNVKEQLFEYANLIGEEEKVRTLVRNLADAVIQADEEGVEDLLDDARMDIQDLPDPTIGKLELRDYGYTAEDMVPLRKEAALDYHRMGSKIYCLGSDGSKGEYASKEMIQAHEGLFGMESQMWERIEENDLDYADEDFGAFQEPMSVIEQEEALKLYDAGADIYLITNFSSPMYVTERMEIERGPEHYQMSMTELERFRNLEWEMQKYPQIQSLKEANLLLGTRRTFGIYQIKDDSPGENYAFMNMRFIESHGMQIKKEDYKLVYVGELSGNMSLDDIFERFNIDRPEDFRGHSLSVSDIIVLNDGEKVTAHFVDSISFEQLDSFLNLEEQVLSELAYEVGERYFAIQRTEEGYDYSFYDEDFRLMDGGVYENDQISIEEAAEELLEDEGWTGERIRGDYDQLMEKVEEMDEVVMAEIQKSQGEYKPLAKVEELEEANYNMIDNVLNNMPPKKEPYLEYFATECDEFHDMGAYEKSTDVNQIAAVYEKYRENPKTAYLGCSMGIIYRDPEDSYYDEAEFAIVKGNTVFGNLMDDVRFYGELALVREGIEKIHEALPDYKYVPMRDVREAMYPEKMTTEQLAEALDEIAEAFDPYEYRDNVERGENTVQEVMLDLRSGNIHSYISYLKDIVDEECDLSVRAGVLIERLKAYEPELPKDMEPMVYVNYCEESDLMNPRCQKLSELDAKTAEMDKEWYAKRDPKTEEPTKIAKIYVTVYYAEKGEQMLHHFKKSMDIGNGHGGIVSQLKYDNEMKLTDEYWINYQKGKGSEEFQKYMEDLTDMQNHVLPYLQSFCNLEEKGVKERREQQIAERYEGRADERVTSTEANEVVKDVGKTDRKPAQQKQAVDGKDKKLSIHERLEINKRIIQEKQGKDKTERGVDLGVRTV encoded by the coding sequence ATGGCAAGAAACAGGATAACGGGTAGAGAAACACAGAAAATGCAGGAATACACGCAGGGACAGATCAGTCAGGCAGAGCGTAGAGGCATAGAATTTCCAACAAATGTAAAAGAACAGCTTTTTGAATATGCGAATCTGATCGGTGAGGAAGAGAAAGTTAGGACTCTGGTAAGAAATCTAGCAGATGCAGTGATCCAGGCAGATGAAGAAGGGGTAGAGGATCTACTGGATGATGCAAGAATGGATATTCAGGATCTACCAGATCCAACCATAGGTAAGCTGGAATTACGTGATTATGGATATACAGCAGAAGACATGGTGCCGCTTAGAAAAGAAGCAGCTTTGGATTATCACAGAATGGGTTCTAAGATTTATTGCCTGGGCAGCGATGGCAGCAAGGGAGAGTATGCAAGTAAAGAAATGATACAGGCGCATGAAGGTCTGTTTGGCATGGAATCGCAGATGTGGGAACGGATAGAGGAGAATGACCTGGATTATGCCGATGAAGATTTTGGAGCATTTCAGGAGCCTATGAGTGTCATTGAGCAGGAAGAAGCACTGAAATTATACGATGCCGGAGCAGATATCTATCTGATCACTAATTTTTCATCACCAATGTATGTCACGGAACGCATGGAAATTGAACGAGGACCGGAGCATTATCAGATGTCTATGACAGAACTGGAGCGTTTCCGTAACCTGGAATGGGAAATGCAGAAATATCCGCAGATTCAGTCTTTGAAAGAGGCAAACCTGTTGTTAGGAACAAGGCGAACCTTTGGTATTTATCAGATCAAGGACGATTCACCGGGCGAAAACTATGCATTTATGAATATGCGCTTTATTGAAAGTCATGGTATGCAGATAAAAAAAGAAGATTATAAGCTGGTCTATGTTGGGGAATTATCGGGAAATATGTCACTGGATGATATTTTTGAAAGGTTCAACATTGATAGACCGGAAGATTTCCGTGGGCATTCCCTGTCTGTCAGTGATATCATAGTTCTGAATGACGGGGAAAAAGTAACCGCTCATTTTGTAGACAGTATCAGTTTTGAACAGCTGGATTCTTTCCTGAATCTGGAAGAACAGGTTCTTAGTGAACTGGCATATGAGGTAGGAGAACGTTACTTTGCTATTCAGAGAACAGAAGAAGGATATGATTATTCGTTTTACGATGAAGATTTTCGTCTGATGGATGGTGGCGTCTATGAAAATGATCAAATTTCTATTGAAGAAGCGGCAGAGGAACTTCTGGAAGACGAAGGCTGGACTGGAGAACGCATCCGTGGAGATTATGATCAGTTGATGGAAAAAGTAGAAGAAATGGATGAAGTTGTAATGGCAGAGATTCAGAAAAGCCAGGGCGAATATAAGCCTTTGGCAAAGGTGGAGGAACTGGAAGAGGCGAATTATAACATGATTGATAACGTCCTTAATAATATGCCACCGAAGAAAGAGCCTTATCTGGAATATTTCGCCACAGAATGTGATGAGTTCCATGATATGGGAGCTTATGAAAAAAGTACCGATGTTAATCAGATTGCTGCGGTCTATGAAAAATATAGGGAGAATCCTAAAACTGCGTATCTGGGATGCTCAATGGGAATTATTTATCGTGATCCGGAAGACAGTTACTATGATGAAGCCGAATTTGCGATCGTTAAAGGGAATACCGTATTCGGAAATCTGATGGATGATGTTCGATTTTATGGAGAACTTGCACTGGTACGGGAAGGGATCGAGAAAATTCATGAAGCATTGCCGGACTACAAGTATGTACCGATGAGGGATGTTCGAGAAGCAATGTATCCTGAGAAAATGACCACAGAACAGCTGGCAGAGGCACTGGATGAGATTGCAGAAGCTTTTGATCCGTATGAGTATCGAGATAATGTGGAGAGGGGAGAAAATACGGTGCAGGAAGTAATGCTGGATTTGAGAAGTGGAAATATTCATTCCTATATTTCATATCTGAAGGATATTGTAGACGAAGAATGCGATCTGTCTGTTCGTGCAGGAGTATTGATTGAAAGACTGAAAGCCTATGAACCTGAACTTCCAAAGGATATGGAACCAATGGTGTATGTAAACTATTGTGAAGAAAGTGATCTCATGAATCCAAGATGTCAGAAGCTGTCTGAGCTGGATGCAAAAACAGCAGAAATGGATAAAGAATGGTATGCAAAACGTGATCCGAAGACAGAGGAACCTACAAAAATTGCAAAGATATATGTGACTGTATATTATGCGGAAAAAGGTGAACAGATGCTGCATCATTTTAAGAAGTCAATGGATATTGGAAATGGACATGGCGGTATTGTGAGTCAGTTGAAGTATGATAATGAAATGAAGCTTACAGATGAGTATTGGATCAATTACCAGAAAGGCAAAGGAAGTGAAGAGTTCCAAAAGTATATGGAAGATCTGACAGACATGCAGAATCATGTGCTTCCGTATCTGCAGAGTTTTTGCAATCTGGAGGAAAAAGGTGTGAAGGAGAGACGAGAACAGCAGATAGCAGAAAGATATGAAGGAAGAGCAGATGAGAGGGTAACAAGTACCGAAGCGAATGAAGTTGTTAAGGATGTAGGAAAAACAGATAGAAAACCGGCACAGCAGAAGCAGGCGGTAGATGGAAAAGATAAGAAATTATCCATTCATGAACGGCTTGAGATCAATAAGAGGATTATTCAAGAAAAGCAGGGAAAAGATAAAACGGAGAGAGGAGTTGATTTGGGTGTAAGGACAGTGTAG
- a CDS encoding sensor histidine kinase: MKLNKKEKNYLLSTLFKGYVIQCAICSVLIFGGTFLLGIMAEEILRKYVLYYYLYYRTVYLYIVAVIVWGGCIIYMTYLLLKKVVAYVYEVQAATGKMFDQNVSYIEMSPELSEIAANINQLKQEAESNARLAKENEQRKNDLIMYLAHDLKTPLSSVIGYLTLLRDESQISKELREKYLSITLGKAERLEDLINEFFEITRFNIYDITLQYTKINLTRLLEQLVYEFKPMLKSKNLQCNLCVDDDIMLRCDADKIQRVFDNLLRNAVIYSFENTDITISAQCQEDTVSIIFCNHGDTLPEEKLNRIFEQFYRLDAARSTSSGGAGLGLAIAKQIVELHNGTIVAESQEDQNKFSITLPLA, translated from the coding sequence ATGAAATTGAATAAAAAAGAAAAAAACTATCTGCTCTCTACCTTGTTCAAAGGGTATGTAATTCAATGTGCGATTTGCTCTGTGCTTATTTTTGGCGGTACTTTTCTTTTAGGAATTATGGCAGAGGAAATTCTCCGCAAGTATGTTTTGTATTATTACTTGTATTACAGAACAGTATATCTTTATATAGTGGCTGTAATCGTGTGGGGTGGCTGTATTATATACATGACATACCTACTTTTGAAAAAAGTAGTCGCCTATGTGTACGAGGTACAGGCTGCGACAGGAAAAATGTTCGATCAGAATGTCAGTTACATTGAAATGTCCCCGGAGTTGAGTGAAATCGCCGCTAACATCAATCAGTTAAAACAAGAGGCTGAAAGTAATGCAAGGCTTGCAAAAGAAAATGAGCAGCGAAAAAATGACCTGATTATGTATCTTGCACACGATTTGAAAACACCGCTTTCTTCTGTAATCGGGTATCTTACTTTACTGCGTGATGAGTCGCAAATCTCAAAGGAACTTCGAGAAAAGTACCTTTCAATCACTCTTGGTAAGGCAGAACGGTTAGAGGATCTGATTAACGAGTTTTTCGAGATAACACGATTCAATATATACGATATTACATTACAATACACGAAAATCAATTTAACTCGCCTGCTGGAGCAACTTGTATATGAATTTAAGCCTATGCTCAAATCAAAGAATTTGCAATGTAATCTTTGTGTTGATGATGATATAATGCTTCGATGTGACGCAGACAAAATTCAGCGTGTTTTTGATAACCTTTTGAGAAATGCGGTTATCTACAGTTTTGAAAATACGGATATCACGATCAGCGCACAATGTCAGGAAGATACGGTCAGCATTATTTTTTGTAACCACGGCGATACTCTGCCGGAAGAAAAGTTAAACAGGATTTTCGAGCAGTTTTATCGGCTTGACGCAGCGAGAAGTACAAGCAGTGGAGGAGCTGGATTAGGTTTGGCGATTGCAAAGCAGATTGTTGAACTACACAATGGTACAATCGTTGCAGAGAGCCAAGAGGATCAAAACAAGTTTTCAATTACTTTGCCGTTGGCGTAG